Proteins from a single region of Chloroflexota bacterium:
- a CDS encoding GAF domain-containing protein, translating into MALTQVARAIVGRSSAAEVAQIVVDEVRQLAPADWSAVALWDAEPERLQLLAVAGECAVPGMVPGVTLPLGDPTIRAVLERGRSYREADLAPRSSLGGPPVDGLLPGGPSLAAAGLHARLVVPVLVGDAPVGVLVAASCQRGVYTVAHERLLEHLAVHLAVGVEQARLLADARRQQARLLGLQRVAQRLAVHTGDDDVLDMVLEEAVRSVGAERGTLLGWDQARQVLTPLCSTPAMPPGSPTDLHGWRVAERAIREQQVVILPTGGLPGSAGPTIGAPLVADGRLLGAVTAHAPDPCHRFDAADAQIFELYAGQAAGIVASVRQFEAERRQRRGAEEVARAAAVIVAEADRQRRFDLIVERAVTIVGGVAGGLSLRDPTSGMLVVLAAHGYPMELRGRTVPQGRGVSHRVIAERGPVLLGDYAADVPALGYFDHHAFGPTIGVPVSARGQILGTLVIQAPAGAPAFDGADVLLLQTVADLAAVAVEHARALAREEERSRQVDAVRTVTTELTRELDLPALLDLILTRTCELMRCEAVSVLLWDEASEALVSSASCGVRVWPEAIRIKLGEGVSGLAAARREGIVVEAYQEWSGRLHPFPDTIVPTSVMATPMLVQDRLVGVLTANRLEVAEPFNQHDLELLDVFGAQAAIALDHAHLFEQATAAEALRELARLKSELLNTVSHELRTPLSLIYGYAELLVHRAAQLSTSEIAQMSGEIHQSARILARLVDDLLDFSDLDHGRLTLHRAAVPLTDLLEGSVRSFQAQPGGERIGTELAPGLVVDADPARLHQIVANLLSNALAYAPDGPILVRVARSGEAVRIEVVDRGPGLGPEEIGRVWESFYRGAQAAVVARRGSGLGLSVVKRLVDLHGGEVGVESAQGQGATFWFTLPTT; encoded by the coding sequence ATGGCCCTGACGCAGGTCGCCCGGGCCATTGTCGGCCGGAGCAGCGCTGCGGAGGTCGCGCAGATCGTCGTCGACGAGGTCCGCCAGCTCGCCCCGGCCGATTGGAGCGCCGTCGCGTTGTGGGACGCCGAGCCGGAGCGGCTCCAACTGCTGGCCGTGGCCGGCGAGTGCGCCGTGCCGGGCATGGTCCCAGGGGTGACGCTGCCGCTCGGCGACCCCACGATCCGGGCGGTGCTGGAGCGCGGACGCTCGTACCGTGAGGCGGACCTGGCGCCCCGGTCGTCGCTGGGAGGGCCGCCGGTAGACGGGCTGTTGCCGGGAGGGCCGTCGCTGGCTGCTGCCGGCCTGCATGCCCGGCTCGTCGTCCCGGTCCTCGTCGGGGATGCGCCGGTCGGCGTGCTGGTGGCGGCCTCCTGCCAGCGCGGGGTCTACACTGTGGCTCACGAGCGGCTGCTGGAGCACCTTGCCGTCCACCTGGCGGTCGGCGTCGAGCAGGCCCGCCTGCTGGCCGACGCGCGGCGGCAGCAGGCGCGGCTGCTCGGGTTGCAACGGGTTGCCCAGCGGCTGGCGGTCCACACCGGCGACGACGACGTCCTGGATATGGTGCTCGAGGAGGCGGTTCGCTCGGTTGGCGCTGAGCGGGGGACGCTCCTGGGGTGGGATCAGGCGCGCCAGGTGTTGACGCCGCTGTGCTCGACACCGGCCATGCCGCCTGGCTCCCCGACGGATCTGCACGGCTGGCGTGTCGCCGAGCGCGCCATCCGCGAGCAGCAGGTGGTGATCCTGCCGACTGGCGGGCTGCCCGGCTCGGCCGGGCCGACCATCGGTGCGCCGCTCGTCGCCGATGGCCGGTTACTGGGCGCGGTCACGGCCCACGCGCCCGATCCTTGTCACCGGTTTGACGCGGCAGACGCCCAGATCTTCGAGTTGTACGCCGGGCAGGCGGCTGGCATCGTCGCATCGGTCCGGCAGTTCGAGGCCGAGCGTCGTCAGCGGCGCGGCGCGGAAGAGGTCGCGCGGGCGGCGGCGGTGATCGTGGCCGAGGCCGATCGGCAGCGCCGCTTCGACCTGATCGTCGAGCGCGCCGTCACGATTGTGGGCGGGGTTGCCGGGGGGCTCTCCCTGCGCGATCCGACGTCGGGCATGCTGGTGGTGTTGGCAGCGCATGGGTACCCGATGGAGCTGCGTGGCCGGACGGTGCCCCAGGGGCGCGGGGTCAGCCACCGGGTGATTGCCGAGCGTGGCCCGGTCCTGCTCGGCGACTACGCAGCCGATGTGCCAGCGTTGGGCTACTTCGACCATCATGCTTTCGGCCCGACCATCGGCGTGCCGGTCTCGGCGCGGGGGCAGATCCTCGGGACGCTGGTGATCCAGGCGCCGGCCGGTGCGCCGGCCTTCGACGGGGCGGACGTGCTGCTGCTCCAGACGGTGGCCGACCTTGCCGCCGTGGCCGTGGAGCACGCGCGGGCGCTCGCCCGGGAGGAGGAGCGCAGCCGGCAGGTCGACGCCGTGCGAACCGTCACGACCGAGCTGACCCGCGAGCTGGATCTGCCCGCCCTGCTGGACCTGATCCTGACCCGCACCTGCGAGCTGATGCGCTGCGAGGCCGTCTCGGTGCTGCTCTGGGATGAGGCGTCAGAGGCCCTGGTGTCGTCCGCGTCGTGCGGCGTGCGGGTCTGGCCGGAGGCCATCCGTATCAAGCTGGGAGAGGGTGTATCCGGCCTGGCTGCTGCCCGTCGTGAAGGCATCGTTGTCGAGGCGTACCAGGAGTGGTCTGGACGGCTGCATCCGTTTCCCGACACGATCGTGCCGACGTCCGTCATGGCGACGCCGATGCTGGTGCAGGATCGCCTCGTTGGCGTCCTGACGGCGAATCGTCTCGAGGTGGCCGAGCCGTTCAACCAGCATGACCTGGAGCTGCTGGATGTGTTCGGGGCGCAGGCCGCCATCGCGCTCGACCACGCCCACCTCTTCGAGCAGGCGACGGCGGCCGAGGCGCTGCGCGAGCTGGCGCGGCTCAAGTCGGAGCTGCTGAACACGGTCTCACACGAGCTGCGCACCCCGCTCAGCCTGATCTACGGCTACGCCGAGCTGCTGGTCCACCGTGCGGCGCAGCTCTCGACGTCCGAGATCGCACAGATGAGCGGTGAGATCCACCAGAGTGCGCGGATCCTGGCGCGGCTGGTCGATGACCTGCTCGACTTCTCAGACCTTGACCACGGCCGGCTGACGCTGCACCGCGCCGCCGTGCCGCTCACCGACCTGCTCGAGGGGTCGGTGCGGTCGTTCCAGGCGCAGCCGGGCGGCGAGCGTATCGGGACCGAGCTTGCGCCCGGCCTGGTGGTGGACGCCGATCCGGCCCGGCTGCACCAGATCGTTGCCAACCTGCTCTCGAACGCGCTGGCGTACGCGCCAGACGGCCCGATCCTGGTGCGCGTCGCACGGAGCGGCGAGGCGGTCCGCATCGAGGTGGTGGACCGTGGCCCTGGCCTCGGCCCTGAGGAGATCGGGCGGGTCTGGGAGAGCTTCTACCGGGGCGCGCAGGCAGCGGTCGTCGCCCGGCGCGGGAGCGGGCTGGGCCTGAGTGTGGTCAAGCGCCTGGTGGATCTGCACGGGGGCGAGGTCGGCGTGGAGAGCGCGCAGGGCCAGGGCGCGACGTTCTGGTTCACGCTGCCGACGACCTGA